In a genomic window of Pangasianodon hypophthalmus isolate fPanHyp1 chromosome 1, fPanHyp1.pri, whole genome shotgun sequence:
- the phf20l1 gene encoding PHD finger protein 20-like protein 1 isoform X1, producing the protein MSKKPPNRPGITFEVGARVEAQDYLQKWYPSRIEKIDYDEGKMLVHFDRWSHRYDEWILWDSNRLRPLERPTLRKEGLKEEEDMTVCLHKERLGEMRTSRLRELPGCTENTEDQKDLPQQRQLQELKDGEEVLARWTDCRYYPAKIESVNKEGTYTVQFYDGVIRCVKRIHIKSMPEDAKGQQDWIALVKAATAAAKSKGGCRPRTSANSNKDREDRTELRLDDLNDEDNNADSDRLGSSDEEDCKPSSEELEMAKRKRRSSRQASFSNVKRARLNKSAGCAKNESDCREDLPMASQSGPAAETCPGEEPLQSALTQRHPASLPNTPPGPSRSCRLKHDSGESTISSLSTSTAAESKPSPSSIHTLSDAHTATSNSPQRRRRSQRLATSLDPTCPPSPPSRDSNPTTPQTDSSQRTDADNSCLVKAEPSLSKPVTGTPPSSVPSPGAAQSAVTEKEGMNDMLLVSHTLVAERLPSVAATGPKTASRTHKPNKHAREPIINTKRSDDPMSPNESLVDLDHNKFKCQIPGCSKAFRKAKLLDYHLKYYHNNDKELESEVCSPERGGRTRATSTSVPTSSLVEIPDGKRRRTVSTSSSLSSQGHMLQLDCAGSCLKPPKFCRKKHSSASVSSDSTEVSLPPLPREKSFENFNDKILKRVTEKDKHLDQGLCMKPERKFKIEEKCQLMGKKRDKERRDRKEKDPFKLKQKKKKKKKKKSKQYCYSDMEDVSMSYLERSAFLLHRSSSSSFAKHSAFQFPRAILSVDLTGENLSDIDFLEDSTTESLLFSGDEYNQDLDSLTMEDFQDEEDESANEIVRCICEMDEENGFMIQCEECMCWQHSVCMGLLEDSIPDQYICYICRDPPGQRWSAKYRHDKDWLYKGHMYGLSLLTENYSHQNAKKIVSTHQLLADVYSVKKVLHGLQLKMDILQNKHNPSLQLWARSWVNSDEDQPMGGVPDCIMFQQRVNQNLNPETYITSEHSYQKPSGMGHQHKHEQGFQTASQTLSFIPKEEEVSSAISLSGCVNESSSGQVEPARNCLQWQMNLLAHIEDVQNQVAGRMDLIEKELDVLESWLDFTGELEPPDPLARLPQLKWRMKQLLMDLGKVQQMSTLCSV; encoded by the exons ATGAGTAAGAAACCCCCTAACAGGCCTGGAATTACTTTTGAAGTTGGAGCCAGAGTGGAAGCTCAAGACTATTTACAAAAATG GTACCCTTCACGTATAGAGAAGATTGACTACGATGAAGGGAAAATGCTTGTCCATTTTGACCGCTGGAGCCACCGATATGATGAATGGATTTTATGGGACAGCAACAGGCTACGTCCACTAGAGCGACCCACACTACGTAAAGAGGGGCTGAAAGAAGAGGAAGACATGACTGTATGTCTTCATAAA GAGAGACTCGGTGAGATGAGAACATCTCGCCTGCGTGAGCTTCCTGGATgtacagagaacacagaggacCAAAAAGACTTGCCACAACAGAGACAA TTACAGGAATTGAAAGATGGTGAAGAAGTTCTTGCCCGATGGACAGATTGCCGCTACTATCCTGCCAAGATTGAAAGTGTCAACAAAGAGG GAACCTACACAGTCCAGTTTTATGATGGAGTGATTCGCTGTGTGAAAAGAATCCATATAAAATCCATGCCAGAGGATGCCAAAGGACAA CAGGATTGGATTGCCCTCGTGAAGGCAGCCACAGCTGCAGCCAAGAGTAAAGGGGGCTGTAGGCCTCGCACCAGTGCCAACAGcaacaaagacagagaggacAGAACAGAGCTCAGGCTTGATGATCTCAATGATGAGGATAACAACGCTGACTCTGACAGACTTG GCTCTTCTGATGAGGAAGACTGTAAGCCTTCTTCTGAGGAGCTTGAGATggctaaaagaaaaagaagaagcagcagaCAAGCTAGTTTCAGCAATGTGAAAAGAGCTCGCCTCAACAAATCAGCAG GATGTGCCAAAAATGAGAGTGACTGCAGAGAAGATCTTCCCATGGCATCACAG AGTGGTCCAGCAGCTGAAACTTGCCCTGGTGAGGAGCCATTGCAGTCTGCCTTAACCCAACGGCATCCTGCATCTCTCCCCAACACACCACCAGGACCCTCTCGCTCCTGTAGACTAAAGCATGATTCTGGAGAGTCAACCATTAGCAGCTTGAGCACAAGTACAGCAGCAGAGTCTAAACCCTCACCCAGCTCCATTCACACCCTCTCAGATGCACACACAG CCACTTCAAACTCTCCTCAGAGGCGCAGAAGATCTCAGCGTCTCGCGACTTCCTTAGACCCAACCTGCCCACCCTCACCACCCAGCCGGGATTCCAACCCCACCACACCACAGACTGACAGCAGTCAGAGAACAG ATGCTGACAATAGTTGCTTGGTGAAAGCTGAACCCTCTTTAAGCAAACCAGTCACTGGTACTCCTCCGTCCTCTGTTCCTTCACCTGGAGCTGCTCAGTCTGCAGTCACTGAgaaggaaggaatgaatgacATGTTGCTCGTCAGTCATACATTAGTGGCAGAGAGATTGCCATCTGTAGCAG CTACTGGTCCAAAAACTGCTTCCAGGACCCATAAACCCAACAAACATGCCAGAGAGCCCA TAATAAATACCAAGCGATCTGATGACCCCATGTCTCCTAATGAGTCTCTGGTTGACCTGGACCATAATAAGTTCAAGTGTCAAATTCCAGGCTGCTCTAAAGCTTTTCGGAAAGCCAAGCTGCTGGATTACCATCTGAAGTATTACCATAATAATGATAAAGAGCTGGAGAGTGAAGTATGTTCACCTGAAAGAGGAGGTCGCACCAGGGCCACATCTACTTCTGTACCCACCAGCAGCCTAGTGGAGATACCAGACGGCAAGAGACGCAGGACAGTCTCCACCTCCTCTT CTCTGTCTTCTCAGGGCCATATGTTACAGCTGGACTGTGCTGGCTCTTGTCTGAAGCCCCCAAAGTTCTGTAGGAAGAAGCATTCGTCTGCCTCTGTCAGCTCAGACAGCACTGAAGTCTCACTGCCCCCTCTACCCAGAGAAAAGTCTTTTGAGAACTTTAATGACAAGATCCTCAAAAGGGTCACTGAGAAGGACAAACACCTGGATCAAG GACTATGTATGAAGCCTGAAAGGAAATTCAAAATTGAAGAGAAATGCCAGCTCATGG GGAAAAAGAGGGATAAAGAACGCAgagatagaaaagaaaaagacccTTTCAAACtcaaacagaagaaaaagaaaaagaagaagaagaaatccaAGCAGTACT GTTACTCTGATATGGAAGATGTCTCCATGTCCTACTTGGAGAGATCAGCATTTCTACTTCATCGCTCTTCCTCTAGCTCCTTTGCTAAACACTCAGCCTTCCAGTTTCCTCGTGCCATACTGTCAGTCGATCTCACAGGAGAGA ACCTATCAGACATTGACTTCTTAGAGGACTCCACCACAGAGTCTCTGCTGTTTAGTGGTGATGAATACAACCAGGATCTGGACTCTCTTACAATGGAGGATTTccaggatgaggaggatgaatCTGCTAATGAGATTGTCCGTTGCATCTGTGAAATGGATGAAGAGAATGGCTTCATGATTCAG TGTGAAGAGTGTATGTGCTGGCAAcatagtgtgtgtatgggactgCTTGAAGACAGTATACCTGACCAGTATATTTGCTACATCTGTAGAGACCCACCAG GACAGAGGTGGAGTGCCAAATATCGTCATGATAAAGACTGGCTATATAAGGGCCACATGTATGGCTTATCTTTACTGACGGAGAACTACTCGCATCAGAACGCTAAGAAGATTGTATCTACCCATCAGTTACTGGCtgatgtgtacagtgttaaaaaGGTGCTTCATGGCCTACAGCTCAAGATGGACATCTTACA GAATAAACACAATCCCAGTTTACAATTGTGGGCTCGTTCTTGGGTGAACTCAGACGAGGACCAGCCTATGGGAGGAGTTCCAGACTGCATCATGTTTCAGCAGCGTGTCAACCAGAACTTAAATCCTGAGACCTATATCACCAGTGAACACAGCTACCAAAAGCCTTCTGGCATGGGCCACCAACACAAACATGAGCAGGGCTTCCAGACTGCCTCTCAGACACTATCATTTATACCAAAGGAGGAGGAG GTGAGCAGTGCCATCTCATTGTCTGGCTGTGTGAATGAGAGCAGCTCGGGGCAAGTGGAGCCagccaggaactgcctgcaatGGCAGATGAACCTCCTCGCACACATTGAAGATGTTCAGAACCAGGTGGCTGGCCGCATGGATCTCATCGAGAAAGAGCTAGATG TGTTGGAGAGCTGGTTGGATTTCACAGGAGAATTGGAGCCTCCCGATCCTCTGGCCAGACTGCCTCAGCTTAAATGGCGAATGAAACAGCTGCTGATGGACTTGGGGAAAGTGCAACAGATGAGCACACTGTGCTCTGTGTGA